A genomic segment from Leptospira congkakensis encodes:
- a CDS encoding lysophospholipid acyltransferase family protein, with the protein MGQLQFFVVLCYAIPILVILFPIGLSFSYIFKITGFDRASNRINNYLGYFWYRSFFFLTGRTLHFEQGDWNPNGNNRFLISNHTNAMEVPLIVALPYLSKSKDVKLSYLGGDIIQRYKIIPLMMHKTIVEAVIYSEKKPNFRNFKTDVLRVLKTRSIFLYPEGERTFTEEIKPFQTGVMKIAYKFNVDLDVFVVSGMMGYSSLPEYSHLKKSQKVYFQFCGTIKAKDYNTFETYLSAAETLMKDKKREIEAIEKTAVLN; encoded by the coding sequence ATGGGCCAACTCCAGTTTTTTGTTGTTTTATGTTATGCCATTCCAATCCTCGTGATTCTTTTTCCTATCGGACTCTCTTTTTCTTATATTTTTAAAATCACTGGTTTCGATCGAGCTTCCAATCGAATCAATAATTATTTAGGATACTTTTGGTATCGTTCTTTTTTCTTTTTAACAGGAAGAACTTTACATTTTGAACAAGGTGATTGGAATCCAAACGGTAATAATCGATTTTTAATTTCTAACCATACCAATGCGATGGAAGTTCCACTCATCGTTGCCCTCCCATATTTATCAAAATCAAAAGATGTAAAACTTTCTTATTTAGGCGGCGATATCATCCAAAGATACAAAATCATTCCTTTGATGATGCACAAAACAATTGTGGAGGCCGTTATTTATTCTGAGAAAAAACCAAATTTTAGAAATTTTAAAACAGATGTATTAAGAGTTTTAAAAACGAGATCTATCTTTTTGTATCCCGAAGGCGAAAGAACTTTTACAGAGGAAATCAAACCCTTTCAAACGGGGGTTATGAAAATCGCTTATAAATTTAATGTTGATTTAGATGTATTTGTTGTCAGTGGGATGATGGGTTATTCTAGTTTGCCTGAATACTCACATCTTAAAAAATCACAGAAGGTTTACTTTCAATTTTGTGGAACCATCAAAGCAAAAGACTACAATACCTTTGAAACATACCTTTCTGCAGCAGAAACGCTAATGAAAGATAAAAAAAGAGAAATTGAAGCGATAGAAAAAACTGCCGTACTGAATTAG
- a CDS encoding ATP-dependent Clp protease ATP-binding subunit, whose product MKQYDSNVQGALDIAQTEAMRRQNTEITPYHLVWGFMTLPTSVSGKTLIKYKSTVDEFLKKQARASGEIPFESLRTSPKLSQWFTMASSRAAENGREELKEADFLKFLPQVLPELKINYEDLQVKETDEEVPNFLVNLNDLAREGKLDPVIGRSKEIRSVMEILGRRSKNNPVLVGSAGVGKTAIVEGLAEQIVKGRVPDVLKGKTIYSLDMGLLMAGTKYRGEFEEKLTALLRYIKGQAGEAILFIDEIHQLVGAGKTDGAMDAANLLKPALARGELHCIGATTQDEFQKYILGDQALERRFRAVPVNEPSKEDAIEILMGIRDKHEIHHGIKISDEAIYASVLLSDQYITDKFLPDKAIDLVDEAASALKLSAEAMPTELVELESEIRSKKIFAQVEKKNEEILREIDVLEKKFEAGKVVWEKEVNSLKQIASIKNKIDRVKFDLDAAQQRADYTEASRLKYAVLPELEKELNNFQNSWILERNHIAAVIARQTGIPSEKILKTKQDNLLHLEEDLNSVVYGQKESIREIADTLLTSYAGISSESRPLGSFLLKGPTGVGKTETAKAIAKFLFDQETNLVRLDLSEYSEKHSVAKLIGAPAGYVGYDEGGILTEAIRRKPYSVVLFDEVEKAHPDFSDILLQILDDGRLTDNKGRTINFKNTIVILTTNSKNIEGDFKPEVLGRLDAVLTYHSLDSSIMEKLIEKQLRQLNERLKVKGIVIELSESTEHILREQGFDPKFGARPLASVFNRVVNRPLAKEILAGKMVEGKYRADWNGELLQFVSIPEFAGYKP is encoded by the coding sequence ATGAAACAGTATGATTCCAATGTGCAGGGTGCCTTGGACATTGCGCAGACAGAGGCGATGAGGAGACAAAACACAGAAATCACTCCTTACCATTTGGTTTGGGGGTTTATGACCCTGCCTACCTCAGTTTCCGGCAAAACATTAATTAAGTATAAATCTACAGTGGATGAGTTTTTGAAAAAACAAGCTCGGGCTTCTGGAGAGATTCCTTTTGAATCACTTCGAACTTCTCCAAAGCTGTCCCAGTGGTTTACGATGGCGTCTTCGCGGGCGGCAGAAAATGGAAGGGAGGAGCTAAAAGAAGCAGACTTTCTAAAATTTTTACCACAAGTCCTTCCCGAACTCAAAATCAATTATGAAGATTTACAAGTGAAAGAAACCGATGAAGAGGTTCCCAACTTTCTCGTAAATCTGAACGATCTGGCACGTGAAGGAAAACTAGATCCTGTGATCGGAAGGAGTAAAGAGATTCGTTCTGTAATGGAAATTTTGGGACGTAGATCTAAGAACAATCCCGTGTTAGTTGGTAGTGCCGGTGTTGGTAAAACTGCTATCGTAGAAGGACTTGCAGAACAAATCGTAAAGGGACGAGTTCCCGATGTATTAAAAGGGAAAACCATATATTCTTTGGATATGGGATTACTGATGGCGGGTACAAAGTATCGAGGCGAGTTTGAAGAAAAACTAACAGCTTTACTTCGTTACATCAAAGGCCAAGCAGGTGAGGCGATCCTTTTTATCGATGAAATTCACCAATTGGTCGGTGCCGGAAAAACGGATGGTGCGATGGATGCGGCCAATCTTTTAAAACCAGCTCTGGCTCGTGGAGAGTTACATTGTATTGGTGCGACCACACAAGATGAATTCCAAAAATACATTCTGGGAGACCAAGCGTTAGAAAGAAGATTTCGTGCGGTTCCTGTCAATGAACCAAGTAAAGAAGATGCGATCGAAATTCTTATGGGAATTCGTGATAAACATGAAATCCATCATGGAATCAAAATTTCTGATGAAGCGATTTATGCTTCCGTGCTTTTGTCTGATCAATACATCACCGATAAATTTTTACCTGACAAGGCAATTGATTTGGTAGATGAAGCAGCGTCTGCGTTAAAACTTTCGGCTGAAGCAATGCCTACTGAGCTTGTGGAACTGGAAAGTGAAATTCGTTCTAAAAAAATCTTTGCCCAAGTAGAAAAGAAAAACGAAGAAATCTTAAGGGAAATTGATGTTTTAGAAAAAAAATTCGAAGCTGGGAAAGTTGTTTGGGAGAAGGAAGTAAATTCCTTAAAACAAATTGCTTCTATCAAAAATAAAATTGATCGAGTGAAATTTGATTTGGATGCAGCTCAACAAAGAGCAGATTATACTGAAGCCTCTCGGTTGAAGTATGCAGTTTTACCTGAATTAGAAAAAGAATTAAACAATTTTCAAAACAGTTGGATTCTTGAAAGGAACCATATAGCGGCAGTGATTGCTAGACAAACAGGAATTCCTTCAGAAAAAATTTTGAAAACCAAACAGGATAATTTACTCCATTTGGAAGAAGACTTAAATTCTGTTGTGTATGGCCAAAAAGAATCAATAAGGGAAATTGCGGATACACTTCTTACTTCCTATGCAGGAATTTCTTCGGAATCCAGACCACTTGGTTCCTTTTTATTAAAAGGGCCTACTGGTGTCGGAAAAACAGAAACAGCCAAAGCCATTGCCAAATTCCTGTTCGATCAGGAAACAAATTTGGTTCGGTTGGACTTAAGTGAATATTCCGAAAAACATTCGGTTGCTAAACTCATCGGTGCACCAGCTGGTTATGTTGGTTATGACGAAGGGGGAATCCTAACAGAAGCCATCCGTAGAAAACCATATTCTGTGGTTCTCTTTGATGAAGTGGAAAAAGCTCACCCTGACTTCTCTGACATCCTTCTCCAGATTTTAGATGATGGAAGGCTTACGGATAACAAAGGGAGAACGATTAACTTTAAGAATACGATTGTGATTCTGACTACCAATTCCAAAAATATTGAAGGTGATTTTAAACCAGAAGTATTGGGAAGATTGGATGCCGTGTTGACTTATCATTCGTTAGATTCTTCTATCATGGAAAAATTAATCGAAAAACAACTTCGTCAGTTGAACGAAAGGTTGAAGGTAAAAGGAATTGTGATCGAACTTTCGGAAAGTACGGAACATATTTTGCGCGAACAGGGGTTTGATCCTAAATTTGGAGCAAGACCTCTGGCTAGTGTTTTCAATCGAGTTGTAAACCGACCTTTGGCCAAAGAAATCCTTGCAGGTAAGATGGTTGAAGGTAAATATAGAGCCGATTGGAACGGGGAATTATTGCAATTTGTTTCGATTCCCGAATTTGCCGGATACAAACCTTAA
- a CDS encoding nitrilase-related carbon-nitrogen hydrolase produces the protein MNFLNQKWFLLSIGGIFIGFTGMNWNVPIFVWIAMVPFLRYIRLGHSIWVLLFSLILIQSLSTMRIVSEPYHIGIAILSGAQGGIVFTILLWVWNKLRIKFPKQISPILSFAFLFTIIEWIGGYSSELGVWGMFANSQINNLHLLQSASIFGATGISFIIYLINGSIEQSLSDLISNSKVSKNSLYSLLTCFLLLVVIYFYGAFRITIPIEGKSIKVGTVTSKMEIQTIWKDPVQNQLNRNLVFTRTIQAAKEGAKVVVWNEGAVIVQRTEEKVFLEKISKLAKENQIELIAAYVVPIRDTEFFLENQLHWIGKDGSTRQIYFKQFIPPGEPVSHIPSEIKVIDVEGVKMSVAICYDFDSLQLTKKHGELGTGISLVPASDWKGINPFHTEMAVLRGIENGTSVVRSTRGALSGIYDAYGRAKGTLDYYEENDGVLVASVPTSPVFTIYRHLGNWVVGLGVLYFLCSGILISVFVLKNRN, from the coding sequence ATGAATTTTTTAAATCAAAAATGGTTTTTGTTGTCCATTGGCGGAATCTTTATCGGGTTCACAGGAATGAACTGGAATGTCCCAATATTTGTTTGGATCGCCATGGTTCCTTTCTTGAGATATATTCGTTTAGGCCATTCAATTTGGGTTCTTTTGTTTTCCTTAATATTGATTCAATCTCTTTCTACGATGCGTATTGTTTCTGAGCCATATCATATTGGGATCGCCATTCTCTCTGGAGCCCAAGGGGGAATTGTTTTTACAATTTTACTTTGGGTATGGAACAAACTTAGAATCAAATTTCCGAAACAAATTTCGCCTATACTTAGTTTTGCCTTTTTGTTTACCATTATCGAATGGATTGGTGGTTATAGTTCTGAGTTAGGTGTTTGGGGGATGTTTGCCAATAGCCAAATTAACAATTTACATTTACTACAATCGGCATCAATATTTGGAGCTACTGGTATTAGTTTTATTATTTATTTGATAAATGGAAGTATAGAACAATCTTTATCTGATTTAATTTCCAATTCTAAAGTTTCAAAGAACTCTTTGTATTCACTCCTTACTTGTTTTCTATTATTAGTGGTGATCTATTTTTATGGTGCTTTCCGTATTACAATTCCCATTGAAGGAAAAAGTATTAAAGTCGGAACCGTTACCTCAAAAATGGAAATCCAAACGATCTGGAAAGATCCGGTACAAAATCAATTGAACAGAAATCTTGTTTTCACTAGAACCATTCAAGCTGCCAAGGAAGGTGCCAAAGTTGTTGTTTGGAATGAAGGTGCGGTCATTGTCCAACGAACGGAAGAGAAAGTATTTTTGGAAAAAATTTCCAAGTTAGCAAAAGAGAACCAAATTGAACTGATCGCCGCTTATGTTGTCCCTATCAGGGACACCGAATTTTTTCTGGAGAATCAATTGCATTGGATAGGTAAGGACGGGTCAACACGCCAAATCTATTTTAAACAGTTCATTCCTCCGGGAGAACCAGTTTCCCATATTCCTTCTGAAATCAAAGTGATCGATGTAGAGGGAGTGAAAATGTCAGTGGCAATTTGTTATGATTTTGATAGCCTCCAACTAACCAAAAAACATGGGGAATTAGGAACAGGAATCAGTTTGGTTCCTGCCTCCGATTGGAAAGGAATCAATCCATTTCATACGGAAATGGCCGTTCTTCGAGGGATCGAAAATGGAACTTCCGTTGTTCGTTCCACACGTGGTGCTTTGTCCGGTATATATGACGCATATGGTCGTGCCAAGGGAACTCTCGACTATTATGAAGAAAATGATGGCGTATTAGTCGCTTCTGTTCCCACTTCGCCGGTTTTTACAATCTACCGCCATTTGGGAAATTGGGTCGTTGGTCTCGGGGTTCTCTATTTTTTATGTTCCGGCATTTTGATCTCTGTATTTGTACTAAAAAATCGTAACTAA
- a CDS encoding aldo/keto reductase, producing MSNLNITSTLKSNQSVSVPQLGLGVWKSRPKECFEAVKSALSLGYRHIDTAAIYGNEADVGAAIKESGVARSDIFLVTKLWNADQGYDSALRAIDVSLSKLGTDYVDMYLIHFPVSGKRNDSWKALEKIKSEGKTKSIGVSNFMVSHLEELLKETGTIPAMNQVEYHPFLQDAELKEYCAKKGILIEAYSPLAHGQKLEDPRITQIANHYQKSNAQILIRWSLQAGHVVIPKSKNPIRIKENADVFDFVLSEADMKEISSWNENFRTCWDPTTVE from the coding sequence ATGTCAAATCTAAATATTACATCCACTTTGAAGTCCAATCAATCCGTCTCGGTTCCACAGTTGGGACTGGGTGTATGGAAATCTCGCCCGAAAGAATGTTTTGAAGCCGTAAAGTCTGCTTTATCTCTCGGATACCGGCATATTGATACAGCAGCCATCTATGGTAACGAAGCAGATGTCGGAGCTGCGATCAAAGAAAGTGGTGTGGCTCGCAGTGATATATTTCTTGTGACCAAACTTTGGAATGCCGATCAAGGGTATGACTCCGCCTTACGTGCGATAGATGTTTCCTTGAGTAAATTGGGAACAGATTATGTTGATATGTATTTAATTCACTTTCCAGTTTCTGGAAAACGAAATGATTCTTGGAAGGCTTTGGAAAAAATAAAGTCAGAAGGAAAAACAAAATCAATCGGTGTTAGTAACTTTATGGTTTCTCATTTAGAGGAACTTTTAAAGGAAACAGGAACGATCCCTGCGATGAACCAAGTGGAATACCATCCATTTTTACAGGACGCCGAACTAAAAGAATATTGTGCAAAAAAAGGAATATTAATCGAAGCTTATAGCCCTCTTGCTCATGGGCAAAAGTTGGAAGACCCTCGAATCACGCAGATTGCCAACCACTATCAAAAATCAAATGCACAAATTTTGATTCGTTGGTCCCTCCAAGCGGGTCATGTTGTGATTCCCAAATCAAAAAATCCGATCCGTATCAAAGAGAATGCAGATGTATTTGATTTTGTTTTATCAGAGGCAGATATGAAAGAGATTTCTAGTTGGAACGAAAACTTCCGAACTTGTTGGGATCCGACCACAGTAGAGTGA
- a CDS encoding PAS domain S-box protein, protein MTLVADKSILLVEDEAILAMFEKKQLEQGGYNVTHVNNGENAIQLIIQSEKPFDLILMDIDLGKGLDGTQTATEILNHKEIPVVFLSSHTELDIVKKTEAITSYGYVVKNSGFTVLDASIKMAFKLFEANELTKSKKEHLETVLHSIGDGVIATDSDGKVIRMNPIAEKLTGWTHDEGVGLDIKEVFKIVNVKTRSLVENPVDIVLRTNSIVGLANHTVLLSRDGSEYQISDSGSPIKDLNGETRGVVLVFRDITAEYNVQSHIAKQANMLNNVLDAVIGTDFNHKINYWNKAAEKIYLWKAEEVMGKSVVEVLKTDYLNLSRDQVMQRVNLDGSFIGEVIQYAKDGSLRNIEVNQVLLDDESNLPIGYIAVGRDISDRLNAMRHVKESEAKLTQIIESAMDAIISIDKSKKIILFNGAAEKMFGYQSLEVIGQPLDRLIPMDFRSQHDSNIDSFSKTGVSRRAMGALGQIRGLRANGEEFPIEASISQISVKEEKLFTVILRDVSVRNLSESRIQKLLLEKENILKEIHHRVKNNMSSIFTLLTLQARAQSESSVQTILYEAAGRVKSMIVLYDKLYHSETDNTVSLQDYFPAIFNEIVSIFPKSVEVKMNITEEPIELNAKLLSSLGIILNELITNSMKHAFNEKTSAVIELKIFREGKKLYLEYSDNGVGIPESVSFEDSPGFGLQLIGMLVDQIEGKISIVRQPLSRFLLELGV, encoded by the coding sequence ATGACTTTAGTCGCTGATAAATCCATTTTGCTCGTTGAGGATGAGGCCATTCTTGCCATGTTTGAAAAAAAACAGTTGGAGCAAGGCGGTTATAATGTAACACACGTTAATAACGGTGAAAATGCGATTCAATTAATCATCCAATCGGAAAAACCTTTTGATTTAATCCTTATGGATATAGATTTAGGAAAGGGTTTAGATGGAACACAAACTGCTACTGAAATATTAAACCATAAAGAAATCCCAGTCGTATTTCTCTCCTCACATACAGAACTTGATATTGTTAAAAAAACGGAAGCCATAACCTCTTATGGATATGTCGTAAAAAACTCTGGTTTTACTGTTTTAGATGCTTCCATCAAAATGGCATTTAAACTTTTTGAGGCAAACGAGCTCACAAAAAGTAAAAAAGAACATCTTGAAACCGTTTTACATTCAATAGGTGATGGTGTCATCGCAACCGATAGTGATGGTAAAGTCATTCGAATGAATCCCATTGCAGAAAAATTGACTGGATGGACTCACGACGAAGGTGTGGGACTTGATATCAAAGAAGTATTCAAAATCGTGAATGTGAAAACGCGGTCACTCGTCGAAAACCCTGTAGACATAGTACTCCGAACCAATTCAATCGTCGGATTGGCAAACCATACCGTGTTACTTTCTCGGGATGGATCCGAATATCAGATTTCTGATTCTGGATCTCCTATCAAAGATCTAAACGGGGAAACCAGAGGTGTTGTACTCGTTTTTCGTGACATTACTGCAGAATACAATGTTCAAAGTCATATAGCAAAACAGGCGAATATGCTTAACAACGTACTTGATGCCGTTATTGGAACCGACTTCAATCATAAAATCAATTATTGGAACAAAGCCGCAGAAAAAATCTATCTCTGGAAAGCGGAAGAGGTAATGGGAAAATCTGTTGTAGAGGTATTAAAAACAGATTATCTAAATCTTTCTCGCGATCAAGTGATGCAAAGAGTTAACCTGGATGGTAGTTTTATTGGTGAGGTAATTCAATATGCAAAAGATGGCAGTTTGCGTAACATTGAAGTAAACCAAGTGCTTTTGGACGATGAAAGTAATTTACCAATTGGGTATATTGCAGTGGGGAGAGATATATCTGATCGATTGAATGCAATGAGGCATGTCAAAGAATCAGAGGCCAAACTTACACAAATCATTGAGTCAGCAATGGATGCTATCATTAGTATTGATAAATCCAAAAAGATCATTCTCTTCAATGGTGCCGCAGAAAAGATGTTTGGTTATCAGTCTTTGGAAGTGATTGGCCAACCTTTGGATCGATTGATCCCAATGGATTTTCGTAGCCAACATGATAGTAATATTGATTCATTTTCTAAAACGGGTGTGAGTCGAAGGGCGATGGGGGCTCTTGGCCAGATCAGGGGACTTAGAGCCAATGGGGAAGAGTTTCCTATTGAGGCTTCCATTTCTCAGATTTCAGTAAAAGAAGAAAAACTTTTTACTGTAATCTTAAGAGATGTGAGTGTTCGAAATCTTTCGGAATCCAGAATTCAAAAACTACTTCTCGAAAAGGAGAATATTCTTAAAGAAATCCATCATCGCGTAAAAAATAATATGAGTTCCATCTTTACATTGTTAACTCTACAAGCGCGTGCGCAGTCAGAAAGTTCTGTTCAGACGATTCTTTATGAAGCTGCTGGTCGAGTCAAAAGTATGATCGTTTTATACGATAAACTTTATCATTCCGAGACTGACAATACGGTTTCTTTACAAGATTATTTTCCCGCTATATTTAATGAGATTGTTTCTATTTTCCCAAAAAGTGTAGAAGTAAAGATGAACATTACGGAAGAACCAATCGAATTAAATGCTAAACTCCTTTCTTCATTGGGGATCATTCTGAACGAACTCATTACAAATTCAATGAAACATGCATTTAATGAAAAAACCAGTGCCGTGATTGAACTCAAAATATTTCGTGAAGGTAAAAAACTCTATTTAGAATATTCTGATAATGGAGTGGGAATTCCTGAATCTGTTTCCTTTGAAGACTCTCCTGGTTTTGGTTTACAATTGATTGGGATGCTGGTGGACCAAATCGAAGGTAAAATTAGCATCGTTAGACAACCGCTCTCAAGATTTCTCTTAGAACTAGGTGTTTGA
- the xerA gene encoding site-specific tyrosine recombinase/integron integrase translates to MTLPALEVQIPDHFPQAMADLFRSYRTYLKIEKNYSEHTLFAYLRDLKFFFEFCLKEEIDILSVDVLDVRAYFADLKSAKKQDKRTQSRKLSSLRTFYKFLFREEKIGANPILQVSFPKTKKKLPKNFTPIETEDILDYEDGEKAEVLGKRDKAIVEVLYSTGLRVFELVNAKLSDLNDELTSLKVMGKRRKERFVFIGEEAQIALRDYLEERGTSGPEEIFLNQRGGKLTTRGIRYILSERRTVMGMEKAITPHKFRHTFATDLLNAGADIRAVQELLGHASLSSTQVYLSVSRDRLKEVYRNAHPHAKK, encoded by the coding sequence ATGACCCTGCCAGCTCTTGAAGTCCAAATCCCCGACCATTTTCCCCAAGCCATGGCTGACCTTTTCCGAAGTTACCGAACCTATCTCAAAATTGAAAAGAATTATTCGGAACATACACTATTTGCCTATTTACGCGATTTAAAATTTTTCTTTGAGTTTTGTTTGAAAGAGGAAATTGACATCTTGAGTGTTGATGTTTTGGACGTAAGGGCTTACTTTGCTGACTTAAAATCTGCGAAAAAACAAGACAAACGAACCCAAAGCCGTAAACTTTCTTCCTTACGAACTTTTTATAAATTTTTATTCAGAGAAGAAAAGATTGGTGCCAACCCCATCTTACAAGTTAGTTTCCCTAAAACAAAAAAGAAGTTACCTAAAAACTTCACACCCATCGAAACAGAAGACATTCTGGATTATGAAGATGGTGAAAAAGCCGAAGTGCTTGGAAAGAGAGACAAAGCCATCGTGGAAGTATTGTACAGCACGGGACTTCGGGTATTTGAGTTAGTCAATGCAAAGTTAAGTGACCTTAACGATGAATTAACTTCGCTTAAAGTGATGGGAAAGAGGCGTAAAGAACGTTTCGTATTTATTGGTGAGGAAGCACAAATTGCACTCCGAGATTATTTAGAAGAAAGAGGGACATCCGGCCCTGAAGAAATCTTTTTAAACCAACGCGGTGGGAAATTAACCACTCGCGGCATTCGTTATATTTTATCAGAACGCAGAACTGTGATGGGAATGGAAAAAGCCATCACTCCTCATAAGTTTCGACACACCTTTGCTACTGATCTTTTGAACGCGGGTGCTGATATTCGCGCCGTACAAGAGTTACTCGGTCATGCTTCTTTATCATCAACACAAGTCTATTTGAGTGTTTCGAGAGACCGGTTGAAAGAAGTGTATCGAAATGCCCATCCCCATGCGAAGAAATAG
- a CDS encoding TetR/AcrR family transcriptional regulator, producing the protein MSAKNKYPTDSLLRFPLKERKFAKTRTNLILAFLTELESKDFDSIKIKDLCEIAEVSEPTFYNYFPEKGDLLLHYIQIWSLQVSVFAKEMKLSDSGFGILSALFRYTAKESKKNPRILLEIISFQAKNKKPLAQPKLTLAERVLLFPDVGGIQDLNADGVEGILQNAISIAAQNEELPESTDWKSFGMILGSCFFGVPILAFQLNQNLEKLWLDSLRYLWIGAGGKIKN; encoded by the coding sequence GTGTCTGCCAAAAATAAATATCCTACGGATTCTCTTTTACGTTTTCCTCTTAAGGAAAGGAAGTTCGCCAAAACTCGAACTAATTTGATTTTGGCATTCCTTACAGAATTAGAATCTAAAGATTTCGATTCCATTAAAATCAAAGACCTTTGTGAAATTGCCGAGGTTTCCGAGCCGACATTTTATAATTACTTTCCAGAAAAGGGAGATTTGCTCCTTCATTACATTCAAATTTGGAGTTTGCAAGTATCTGTTTTTGCTAAGGAAATGAAATTATCTGATTCGGGCTTCGGGATTCTTTCTGCATTATTTCGTTATACGGCCAAAGAATCCAAAAAAAATCCAAGAATTCTTTTGGAAATCATCTCGTTCCAAGCCAAAAATAAAAAACCGTTAGCACAACCGAAACTCACATTAGCCGAACGAGTGTTATTGTTCCCTGATGTCGGAGGCATTCAAGATTTGAATGCGGATGGGGTCGAAGGGATTCTTCAAAATGCAATATCCATTGCTGCTCAAAATGAGGAACTCCCCGAATCTACAGATTGGAAATCCTTTGGTATGATTTTGGGATCTTGTTTTTTTGGAGTCCCCATTCTTGCATTTCAATTGAACCAAAACTTAGAAAAACTTTGGCTTGATTCCCTTCGTTATTTGTGGATAGGTGCCGGCGGAAAAATCAAAAATTAA
- the recA gene encoding recombinase RecA yields MKKEKADKAQEKETDQRKQAIDAALGQIEKQFGKGSIMRLGADTRMAEMSVVSTGSLDLDIALGIGGFPSGRIVEIYGPESSGKTTLTLSAIAETQKKGGIAAFIDAEHALDPSYAKKLGVNVDDLLVAQPDNGEEALEICESLVRSNAIDLIVIDSVAALVPKAEIEGDMGDSHMGLQARLMSQALRKLTGTIAKSNTTVIFINQIRMKIGVMFGSPETTTGGNALKFYASIRLDIRRIETLKEKEEPVGNRVRVKVVKNKCAPPFRQAEFDIMYANGINRESSLIDLAVRHDLVAKAGSWYSYGGEKIGQGKEQVKNFFLENPDIAFKIENQVRDLNSLPLMDQAKIQTREVKSIERDPKETKETKSKQPVSFSTEAEGEVAVGE; encoded by the coding sequence ATGAAAAAAGAGAAAGCTGACAAGGCTCAAGAAAAAGAAACCGACCAAAGAAAGCAGGCAATTGACGCTGCCCTAGGCCAAATCGAAAAACAATTCGGTAAGGGTTCCATTATGCGCCTTGGTGCTGATACACGCATGGCAGAAATGAGCGTAGTATCCACTGGATCTTTGGATTTAGACATCGCCTTGGGGATTGGCGGGTTTCCTTCCGGTCGGATCGTAGAAATCTATGGACCAGAATCTTCTGGTAAAACAACACTTACTCTTTCTGCCATTGCAGAGACGCAAAAAAAGGGGGGCATTGCTGCCTTCATCGATGCGGAACACGCTCTAGATCCATCTTACGCTAAAAAACTCGGGGTCAATGTAGATGACCTGCTCGTGGCCCAACCAGACAACGGGGAAGAGGCTCTAGAAATTTGTGAGTCCCTCGTTCGATCCAATGCCATCGACCTCATCGTCATCGACTCCGTAGCCGCTCTTGTTCCTAAGGCCGAGATCGAAGGAGATATGGGAGATTCCCATATGGGTCTTCAGGCACGACTCATGTCCCAAGCCCTTCGTAAACTCACTGGAACCATTGCAAAATCCAATACGACTGTTATCTTTATCAACCAAATCCGTATGAAGATTGGAGTGATGTTCGGAAGTCCAGAAACCACTACAGGTGGAAACGCGTTGAAGTTCTATGCTTCCATTCGCTTGGACATTCGCCGTATCGAAACTCTAAAAGAGAAAGAAGAACCTGTAGGTAACCGCGTTCGAGTGAAAGTGGTTAAAAACAAATGTGCCCCTCCTTTCCGACAAGCAGAGTTTGACATCATGTATGCGAACGGAATCAACAGAGAAAGTTCTCTTATTGATCTAGCGGTTCGTCATGACCTCGTTGCGAAAGCAGGTTCTTGGTATTCTTACGGTGGAGAAAAAATTGGACAAGGAAAGGAACAAGTGAAAAACTTCTTTCTCGAAAATCCAGACATCGCATTTAAAATTGAAAACCAAGTTCGGGATCTCAATAGCCTCCCTCTCATGGACCAAGCAAAAATCCAAACTAGAGAAGTGAAATCCATTGAAAGGGATCCAAAGGAAACTAAAGAAACAAAATCAAAACAACCAGTTAGTTTCTCTACCGAAGCAGAAGGAGAAGTTGCTGTCGGAGAATAA